One segment of Magnetococcales bacterium DNA contains the following:
- a CDS encoding DUF2442 domain-containing protein produces the protein MDRMAPNTGERVEFVSLTAESLRVGLMNGREVTAPLAWFPKLSGATPAQREKWEICGGGYGIHWKELDEDLSTEGLLRGAPAPRSGLIR, from the coding sequence ATGGATAGGATGGCTCCAAATACCGGTGAGCGAGTTGAGTTTGTTTCACTGACAGCGGAAAGCCTCCGAGTGGGCTTGATGAATGGGAGAGAGGTTACCGCTCCTTTGGCTTGGTTTCCAAAACTGTCCGGAGCAACGCCTGCCCAACGGGAAAAGTGGGAAATCTGTGGCGGGGGCTATGGCATCCATTGGAAAGAGCTGGATGAAGACCTGTCAACGGAAGGATTGTTGCGAGGGGCTCCTGCTCCTCGGAGTGGGCTAATCCGCTGA